The Pan troglodytes isolate AG18354 chromosome 1, NHGRI_mPanTro3-v2.0_pri, whole genome shotgun sequence genome includes a region encoding these proteins:
- the NASP gene encoding nuclear autoantigenic sperm protein isoform X1 produces MFLLLLHLQIKWRATINLLSVTEDGLHFVEYYLNRIIHLDVDSEAKKLLGLGQKHLVMGDIPAAVNAFQEAASLLGKKYGETANECGEAFFFYGKSLLELARMENGVLGNALEGVHVEEEEGEKTEDESLVENNDNIDEEAREELREQVYDAMGEKEEAKKTEDKSLAKPETDKEQDSEMEKGGREDMDISKSAEEPQEKVDLTLDWLTETSEEAKGGAAPEGPNEAEVTSGKPEQEVPDAEEEKSVSGTDVQEECREKGGQEKQGEVIVSIEEKPKEVSEEQPVVTLEKQGTAVEVEAESLDPTVKPVDVGGDEPEEKVVTSENEAGKAVLEQLVGQEVPPAEESPEVTTEAAEASAVEAGSEVSEKPGQEAPVLPKDGAVNGPSVVGDQTPIEPQTSIERLTETKDGSGLEEKVRAKLVPSQEETKLSVEESEAAGDGVDTKVAQGATEKSPEDKVQIAANEETQEREEQMKEGEETEGSEEDDKENDKTEEMPNDSVLENKSLQENEEEEIGNLELAWDMLDLAKIIFKRQETKEAQLYAAQAHLKLGEVSVESENYVQAVEEFQSCLNLQEQYLEAHDRLLAETHYQLGLAYGYNSQYDEAVAQFSKSIEVIENRMAVLNEQVKEAEGSSAEYKKEIEELKELLPEIREKIEDAKESQRSGNVAELALKATLVESSTSGFTPGGGGSSVSMIASRKPTDGASSSNCVTDISHLVRKKRKPEEESPRKDDAKKAKQEPEVNGGSGDAVPSGNEVSENMEEEAENQAESRAAVEGTVEAGATVESTAC; encoded by the exons TCTGGATGTGGATAGTGAAGCTAAGAAACTATTGGGTTTAGGACAGAAACATCTGGTGATGGGGGATATTCCAGCAGCTGTCAATGCATTCCAGGAAGCAGCTAGTCTTTT aggTAAGAAGTATGGAGAGACAGCTAATGAGTGTGGAGAAGCCTTCTTTTTCTATGGGAAATCACTTCTGGAGTTGGCAAG AATGGAGAATGGTGTGTTGGGAAACGCCTTGGAAGGTGTGCatgtggaagaggaagaaggagaaaaaacagaAGATGAATCTCTGGTAGAAAATAATGATAACATAGATG AGGAAGCAAGGGAAGAGTTGAGAGAACAGGTTTATGACGCcatgggagaaaaagaagaagccaaaaaaacagaagacaagTCTTTGGCAAAGCCTGAAACTGATAAAGAACAGGACAGTGAAATGGAGAAGGGTGGAAGAGAAGATATGGATATAAGTAAATCTGCAGAGGAGCCACAGGAAAAAGTTGACTTGACTCTAGATTGGTTAACTGAAACCTCTGAAGAGGCAAAAGGAGGAGCAGCACCAGAAGGACCGAATGAAGCTGAGGTCACTTCTGGGAAGCCAGAACAGGAAGTACCAGATGCTGAGGAAGAAAAATCAGTTTCTGGAACTGATGTCCAAGAAGAgtgcagagaaaaaggaggtcAGGAGAAGCAGGGAGAGGTAATTGTGAGCATAGAGGAGAAGCCAAAAGAAGTTTCAGAAGAGCAGCCTGTGGTGACTCTAGAAAAGCAGGGCACTGCAGTGGAGGTAGAAGCAGAGTCTTTAGACCCGACAGTCAAGCCAGTGGATGTGGGTGGGGACGAGCCAGAGGAGAAGGTAGTTACCTCTGAAAACGAGGCAGGAAAGGCGGTTCTTGAACAACTGGTAGGTCAAGAAGTGCCACCTGCTGAAGAGTCACCAGAGGTGACAACAGAGGCTGCAGAGGCCTCAGCTGTAGAGGCTGGATCAGAAGTCTCTGAAAAGCCTGGGCAGGAGGCTCCAGTTCTCCCTAAGGATGGTGCAGTCAATGGACCGTCAGTTGTAGGAGATCAGACTCCTATTGAACCACAGACTTCTATAGAAAGACTGACAGAAACAAAAGATGGCTCAGGACTAGAGGAGAAGGTCAGGGCAAAGCTGGTTCCTAGTCAGGAGGAGACTAAGCTGTCTGTAGAAGAGTCTGAGGCAGCTGGAGATGGGGTTGATACCAAGGTAGCCCAGGGAGCTACTGAGAAATCACCTGAAGACAAAGTTCAGATAGCTGCTAATGAAGAGACACAAGAGAGAGAAGAACAGATGAAAGAGGGTGAAG AAACTGAAGGCTCAGAAGAGgatgataaagaaaatgataagaCCGAAGAAATGCCAAATGATTCAGTCCTTGAAAACAAG TCTCTTCAagaaaatgaggaggaggagaTTGGGAACCTAGAGCTTGCCTGGGATATGCTGGATTTAGCaaagatcatttttaaaag gCAAGAAACAAAAGAAGCACAGCTTTATGCTGCCCAGGCACATCTTAAACTCGGAGAAGTTAGTGTTGAATCTG AAAACTATGTGCAAGCTGTGGAGGAGTTCCAGTCCTGCCTTAACCTGCAGGAACAGTACCTGGAAGCCCACGACCGTCTCCTTGCAGAGACCCACTACCAGCTGGGCTTGGCTTATGGGTACAACTCTCAGTATGATGAGGCAGTGGCACAGTTCAGCAAATCTATTGAAGTCATTGAGAACAGAATGG cTGTACTAAACGAGCAGGTGAAGGAGGCTGAAGGATCGTCTGCTGAATAcaagaaagaaattgaggaacTAAAGGAATTGCTACCCGAAATTAGAGAGAAGATAGAAGATGCAAAGGAGTCTCAGCGTAGTGGGAATGTAGCTGAACTGGCTCTGAAAGCTACTCTG GTGGAGAGTTCTACTTCAGGTTTCACTCCTGGTGGAGGAGGCTCTTCAGTCTCCATG ATTGCCAGTAGAAAGCCAACAGACGGTGCTTCCTCATCAAATTGTGTGACTGATATTTCCCACCTTGTCAGAAAGAAG AGGAAACCAGAGGAAGAGAGTCCCCGGAAAGATGAtgcaaagaaagccaaacaagAGCCGGAGGTGAACGGAGGCAGTGGGGATGCTGTCCCCAGTGGAAATGAAGTTTCGGAAAacatggaggaggag GCTGAGAATCAGGCTGAAAGCCGGGCAGCAGTGGAGGGGACAGTGGAGGCTGGAGCTACAGTTGAAAGCACTGCATGTTAA
- the NASP gene encoding nuclear autoantigenic sperm protein isoform X3 — MATESTATAAVAAELVSADNLDVDSEAKKLLGLGQKHLVMGDIPAAVNAFQEAASLLGKKYGETANECGEAFFFYGKSLLELARMENGVLGNALEGVHVEEEEGEKTEDESLVENNDNIDEEAREELREQVYDAMGEKEEAKKTEDKSLAKPETDKEQDSEMEKGGREDMDISKSAEEPQEKVDLTLDWLTETSEEAKGGAAPEGPNEAEVTSGKPEQEVPDAEEEKSVSGTDVQEECREKGGQEKQGEVIVSIEEKPKEVSEEQPVVTLEKQGTAVEVEAESLDPTVKPVDVGGDEPEEKVVTSENEAGKAVLEQLVGQEVPPAEESPEVTTEAAEASAVEAGSEVSEKPGQEAPVLPKDGAVNGPSVVGDQTPIEPQTSIERLTETKDGSGLEEKVRAKLVPSQEETKLSVEESEAAGDGVDTKVAQGATEKSPEDKVQIAANEETQEREEQMKEGEETEGSEEDDKENDKTEEMPNDSVLENKSLQENEEEEIGNLELAWDMLDLAKIIFKRQETKEAQLYAAQAHLKLGEVSVESENYVQAVEEFQSCLNLQEQYLEAHDRLLAETHYQLGLAYGYNSQYDEAVAQFSKSIEVIENRMAVLNEQVKEAEGSSAEYKKEIEELKELLPEIREKIEDAKESQRSGNVAELALKATLVESSTSGFTPGGGGSSVSMIASRKPTDGASSSNCVTDISHLVRKKRKPEEESPRKDDAKKAKQEPEVNGGSGDAVPSGNEVSENMEEEAENQAESRAAVEGTVEAGATVESTAC; from the exons TCTGGATGTGGATAGTGAAGCTAAGAAACTATTGGGTTTAGGACAGAAACATCTGGTGATGGGGGATATTCCAGCAGCTGTCAATGCATTCCAGGAAGCAGCTAGTCTTTT aggTAAGAAGTATGGAGAGACAGCTAATGAGTGTGGAGAAGCCTTCTTTTTCTATGGGAAATCACTTCTGGAGTTGGCAAG AATGGAGAATGGTGTGTTGGGAAACGCCTTGGAAGGTGTGCatgtggaagaggaagaaggagaaaaaacagaAGATGAATCTCTGGTAGAAAATAATGATAACATAGATG AGGAAGCAAGGGAAGAGTTGAGAGAACAGGTTTATGACGCcatgggagaaaaagaagaagccaaaaaaacagaagacaagTCTTTGGCAAAGCCTGAAACTGATAAAGAACAGGACAGTGAAATGGAGAAGGGTGGAAGAGAAGATATGGATATAAGTAAATCTGCAGAGGAGCCACAGGAAAAAGTTGACTTGACTCTAGATTGGTTAACTGAAACCTCTGAAGAGGCAAAAGGAGGAGCAGCACCAGAAGGACCGAATGAAGCTGAGGTCACTTCTGGGAAGCCAGAACAGGAAGTACCAGATGCTGAGGAAGAAAAATCAGTTTCTGGAACTGATGTCCAAGAAGAgtgcagagaaaaaggaggtcAGGAGAAGCAGGGAGAGGTAATTGTGAGCATAGAGGAGAAGCCAAAAGAAGTTTCAGAAGAGCAGCCTGTGGTGACTCTAGAAAAGCAGGGCACTGCAGTGGAGGTAGAAGCAGAGTCTTTAGACCCGACAGTCAAGCCAGTGGATGTGGGTGGGGACGAGCCAGAGGAGAAGGTAGTTACCTCTGAAAACGAGGCAGGAAAGGCGGTTCTTGAACAACTGGTAGGTCAAGAAGTGCCACCTGCTGAAGAGTCACCAGAGGTGACAACAGAGGCTGCAGAGGCCTCAGCTGTAGAGGCTGGATCAGAAGTCTCTGAAAAGCCTGGGCAGGAGGCTCCAGTTCTCCCTAAGGATGGTGCAGTCAATGGACCGTCAGTTGTAGGAGATCAGACTCCTATTGAACCACAGACTTCTATAGAAAGACTGACAGAAACAAAAGATGGCTCAGGACTAGAGGAGAAGGTCAGGGCAAAGCTGGTTCCTAGTCAGGAGGAGACTAAGCTGTCTGTAGAAGAGTCTGAGGCAGCTGGAGATGGGGTTGATACCAAGGTAGCCCAGGGAGCTACTGAGAAATCACCTGAAGACAAAGTTCAGATAGCTGCTAATGAAGAGACACAAGAGAGAGAAGAACAGATGAAAGAGGGTGAAG AAACTGAAGGCTCAGAAGAGgatgataaagaaaatgataagaCCGAAGAAATGCCAAATGATTCAGTCCTTGAAAACAAG TCTCTTCAagaaaatgaggaggaggagaTTGGGAACCTAGAGCTTGCCTGGGATATGCTGGATTTAGCaaagatcatttttaaaag gCAAGAAACAAAAGAAGCACAGCTTTATGCTGCCCAGGCACATCTTAAACTCGGAGAAGTTAGTGTTGAATCTG AAAACTATGTGCAAGCTGTGGAGGAGTTCCAGTCCTGCCTTAACCTGCAGGAACAGTACCTGGAAGCCCACGACCGTCTCCTTGCAGAGACCCACTACCAGCTGGGCTTGGCTTATGGGTACAACTCTCAGTATGATGAGGCAGTGGCACAGTTCAGCAAATCTATTGAAGTCATTGAGAACAGAATGG cTGTACTAAACGAGCAGGTGAAGGAGGCTGAAGGATCGTCTGCTGAATAcaagaaagaaattgaggaacTAAAGGAATTGCTACCCGAAATTAGAGAGAAGATAGAAGATGCAAAGGAGTCTCAGCGTAGTGGGAATGTAGCTGAACTGGCTCTGAAAGCTACTCTG GTGGAGAGTTCTACTTCAGGTTTCACTCCTGGTGGAGGAGGCTCTTCAGTCTCCATG ATTGCCAGTAGAAAGCCAACAGACGGTGCTTCCTCATCAAATTGTGTGACTGATATTTCCCACCTTGTCAGAAAGAAG AGGAAACCAGAGGAAGAGAGTCCCCGGAAAGATGAtgcaaagaaagccaaacaagAGCCGGAGGTGAACGGAGGCAGTGGGGATGCTGTCCCCAGTGGAAATGAAGTTTCGGAAAacatggaggaggag GCTGAGAATCAGGCTGAAAGCCGGGCAGCAGTGGAGGGGACAGTGGAGGCTGGAGCTACAGTTGAAAGCACTGCATGTTAA
- the NASP gene encoding nuclear autoantigenic sperm protein isoform X7 produces the protein MATESTATAAVAAELVSADNLDVDSEAKKLLGLGQKHLVMGDIPAAVNAFQEAASLLGKKYGETANECGEAFFFYGKSLLELARMENGVLGNALEGVHVEEEEGEKTEDESLVENNDNIDETEGSEEDDKENDKTEEMPNDSVLENKSLQENEEEEIGNLELAWDMLDLAKIIFKRQETKEAQLYAAQAHLKLGEVSVESENYVQAVEEFQSCLNLQEQYLEAHDRLLAETHYQLGLAYGYNSQYDEAVAQFSKSIEVIENRMAVLNEQVKEAEGSSAEYKKEIEELKELLPEIREKIEDAKESQRSGNVAELALKATLVESSTSGFTPGGGGSSVSMIASRKPTDGASSSNCVTDISHLVRKKRKPEEESPRKDDAKKAKQEPEVNGGSGDAVPSGNEVSENMEEEAENQAESRAAVEGTVEAGATVESTAC, from the exons TCTGGATGTGGATAGTGAAGCTAAGAAACTATTGGGTTTAGGACAGAAACATCTGGTGATGGGGGATATTCCAGCAGCTGTCAATGCATTCCAGGAAGCAGCTAGTCTTTT aggTAAGAAGTATGGAGAGACAGCTAATGAGTGTGGAGAAGCCTTCTTTTTCTATGGGAAATCACTTCTGGAGTTGGCAAG AATGGAGAATGGTGTGTTGGGAAACGCCTTGGAAGGTGTGCatgtggaagaggaagaaggagaaaaaacagaAGATGAATCTCTGGTAGAAAATAATGATAACATAGATG AAACTGAAGGCTCAGAAGAGgatgataaagaaaatgataagaCCGAAGAAATGCCAAATGATTCAGTCCTTGAAAACAAG TCTCTTCAagaaaatgaggaggaggagaTTGGGAACCTAGAGCTTGCCTGGGATATGCTGGATTTAGCaaagatcatttttaaaag gCAAGAAACAAAAGAAGCACAGCTTTATGCTGCCCAGGCACATCTTAAACTCGGAGAAGTTAGTGTTGAATCTG AAAACTATGTGCAAGCTGTGGAGGAGTTCCAGTCCTGCCTTAACCTGCAGGAACAGTACCTGGAAGCCCACGACCGTCTCCTTGCAGAGACCCACTACCAGCTGGGCTTGGCTTATGGGTACAACTCTCAGTATGATGAGGCAGTGGCACAGTTCAGCAAATCTATTGAAGTCATTGAGAACAGAATGG cTGTACTAAACGAGCAGGTGAAGGAGGCTGAAGGATCGTCTGCTGAATAcaagaaagaaattgaggaacTAAAGGAATTGCTACCCGAAATTAGAGAGAAGATAGAAGATGCAAAGGAGTCTCAGCGTAGTGGGAATGTAGCTGAACTGGCTCTGAAAGCTACTCTG GTGGAGAGTTCTACTTCAGGTTTCACTCCTGGTGGAGGAGGCTCTTCAGTCTCCATG ATTGCCAGTAGAAAGCCAACAGACGGTGCTTCCTCATCAAATTGTGTGACTGATATTTCCCACCTTGTCAGAAAGAAG AGGAAACCAGAGGAAGAGAGTCCCCGGAAAGATGAtgcaaagaaagccaaacaagAGCCGGAGGTGAACGGAGGCAGTGGGGATGCTGTCCCCAGTGGAAATGAAGTTTCGGAAAacatggaggaggag GCTGAGAATCAGGCTGAAAGCCGGGCAGCAGTGGAGGGGACAGTGGAGGCTGGAGCTACAGTTGAAAGCACTGCATGTTAA
- the NASP gene encoding nuclear autoantigenic sperm protein isoform X4: MGDIPAAVNAFQEAASLLGKKYGETANECGEAFFFYGKSLLELARMENGVLGNALEGVHVEEEEGEKTEDESLVENNDNIDEEAREELREQVYDAMGEKEEAKKTEDKSLAKPETDKEQDSEMEKGGREDMDISKSAEEPQEKVDLTLDWLTETSEEAKGGAAPEGPNEAEVTSGKPEQEVPDAEEEKSVSGTDVQEECREKGGQEKQGEVIVSIEEKPKEVSEEQPVVTLEKQGTAVEVEAESLDPTVKPVDVGGDEPEEKVVTSENEAGKAVLEQLVGQEVPPAEESPEVTTEAAEASAVEAGSEVSEKPGQEAPVLPKDGAVNGPSVVGDQTPIEPQTSIERLTETKDGSGLEEKVRAKLVPSQEETKLSVEESEAAGDGVDTKVAQGATEKSPEDKVQIAANEETQEREEQMKEGEETEGSEEDDKENDKTEEMPNDSVLENKSLQENEEEEIGNLELAWDMLDLAKIIFKRQETKEAQLYAAQAHLKLGEVSVESENYVQAVEEFQSCLNLQEQYLEAHDRLLAETHYQLGLAYGYNSQYDEAVAQFSKSIEVIENRMAVLNEQVKEAEGSSAEYKKEIEELKELLPEIREKIEDAKESQRSGNVAELALKATLVESSTSGFTPGGGGSSVSMIASRKPTDGASSSNCVTDISHLVRKKRKPEEESPRKDDAKKAKQEPEVNGGSGDAVPSGNEVSENMEEEAENQAESRAAVEGTVEAGATVESTAC, translated from the exons ATGGGGGATATTCCAGCAGCTGTCAATGCATTCCAGGAAGCAGCTAGTCTTTT aggTAAGAAGTATGGAGAGACAGCTAATGAGTGTGGAGAAGCCTTCTTTTTCTATGGGAAATCACTTCTGGAGTTGGCAAG AATGGAGAATGGTGTGTTGGGAAACGCCTTGGAAGGTGTGCatgtggaagaggaagaaggagaaaaaacagaAGATGAATCTCTGGTAGAAAATAATGATAACATAGATG AGGAAGCAAGGGAAGAGTTGAGAGAACAGGTTTATGACGCcatgggagaaaaagaagaagccaaaaaaacagaagacaagTCTTTGGCAAAGCCTGAAACTGATAAAGAACAGGACAGTGAAATGGAGAAGGGTGGAAGAGAAGATATGGATATAAGTAAATCTGCAGAGGAGCCACAGGAAAAAGTTGACTTGACTCTAGATTGGTTAACTGAAACCTCTGAAGAGGCAAAAGGAGGAGCAGCACCAGAAGGACCGAATGAAGCTGAGGTCACTTCTGGGAAGCCAGAACAGGAAGTACCAGATGCTGAGGAAGAAAAATCAGTTTCTGGAACTGATGTCCAAGAAGAgtgcagagaaaaaggaggtcAGGAGAAGCAGGGAGAGGTAATTGTGAGCATAGAGGAGAAGCCAAAAGAAGTTTCAGAAGAGCAGCCTGTGGTGACTCTAGAAAAGCAGGGCACTGCAGTGGAGGTAGAAGCAGAGTCTTTAGACCCGACAGTCAAGCCAGTGGATGTGGGTGGGGACGAGCCAGAGGAGAAGGTAGTTACCTCTGAAAACGAGGCAGGAAAGGCGGTTCTTGAACAACTGGTAGGTCAAGAAGTGCCACCTGCTGAAGAGTCACCAGAGGTGACAACAGAGGCTGCAGAGGCCTCAGCTGTAGAGGCTGGATCAGAAGTCTCTGAAAAGCCTGGGCAGGAGGCTCCAGTTCTCCCTAAGGATGGTGCAGTCAATGGACCGTCAGTTGTAGGAGATCAGACTCCTATTGAACCACAGACTTCTATAGAAAGACTGACAGAAACAAAAGATGGCTCAGGACTAGAGGAGAAGGTCAGGGCAAAGCTGGTTCCTAGTCAGGAGGAGACTAAGCTGTCTGTAGAAGAGTCTGAGGCAGCTGGAGATGGGGTTGATACCAAGGTAGCCCAGGGAGCTACTGAGAAATCACCTGAAGACAAAGTTCAGATAGCTGCTAATGAAGAGACACAAGAGAGAGAAGAACAGATGAAAGAGGGTGAAG AAACTGAAGGCTCAGAAGAGgatgataaagaaaatgataagaCCGAAGAAATGCCAAATGATTCAGTCCTTGAAAACAAG TCTCTTCAagaaaatgaggaggaggagaTTGGGAACCTAGAGCTTGCCTGGGATATGCTGGATTTAGCaaagatcatttttaaaag gCAAGAAACAAAAGAAGCACAGCTTTATGCTGCCCAGGCACATCTTAAACTCGGAGAAGTTAGTGTTGAATCTG AAAACTATGTGCAAGCTGTGGAGGAGTTCCAGTCCTGCCTTAACCTGCAGGAACAGTACCTGGAAGCCCACGACCGTCTCCTTGCAGAGACCCACTACCAGCTGGGCTTGGCTTATGGGTACAACTCTCAGTATGATGAGGCAGTGGCACAGTTCAGCAAATCTATTGAAGTCATTGAGAACAGAATGG cTGTACTAAACGAGCAGGTGAAGGAGGCTGAAGGATCGTCTGCTGAATAcaagaaagaaattgaggaacTAAAGGAATTGCTACCCGAAATTAGAGAGAAGATAGAAGATGCAAAGGAGTCTCAGCGTAGTGGGAATGTAGCTGAACTGGCTCTGAAAGCTACTCTG GTGGAGAGTTCTACTTCAGGTTTCACTCCTGGTGGAGGAGGCTCTTCAGTCTCCATG ATTGCCAGTAGAAAGCCAACAGACGGTGCTTCCTCATCAAATTGTGTGACTGATATTTCCCACCTTGTCAGAAAGAAG AGGAAACCAGAGGAAGAGAGTCCCCGGAAAGATGAtgcaaagaaagccaaacaagAGCCGGAGGTGAACGGAGGCAGTGGGGATGCTGTCCCCAGTGGAAATGAAGTTTCGGAAAacatggaggaggag GCTGAGAATCAGGCTGAAAGCCGGGCAGCAGTGGAGGGGACAGTGGAGGCTGGAGCTACAGTTGAAAGCACTGCATGTTAA
- the NASP gene encoding nuclear autoantigenic sperm protein isoform X2: MATESTATAAVAAELVSADKIEDVPAPSTSADKVESLDVDSEAKKLLGLGQKHLVMGDIPAAVNAFQEAASLLGKKYGETANECGEAFFFYGKSLLELARMENGVLGNALEGVHVEEEEGEKTEDESLVENNDNIDEEAREELREQVYDAMGEKEEAKKTEDKSLAKPETDKEQDSEMEKGGREDMDISKSAEEPQEKVDLTLDWLTETSEEAKGGAAPEGPNEAEVTSGKPEQEVPDAEEEKSVSGTDVQEECREKGGQEKQGEVIVSIEEKPKEVSEEQPVVTLEKQGTAVEVEAESLDPTVKPVDVGGDEPEEKVVTSENEAGKAVLEQLVGQEVPPAEESPEVTTEAAEASAVEAGSEVSEKPGQEAPVLPKDGAVNGPSVVGDQTPIEPQTSIERLTETKDGSGLEEKVRAKLVPSQEETKLSVEESEAAGDGVDTKVAQGATEKSPEDKVQIAANEETQEREEQMKEGEETEGSEEDDKENDKTEEMPNDSVLENKSLQENEEEEIGNLELAWDMLDLAKIIFKRQETKEAQLYAAQAHLKLGEVSVESENYVQAVEEFQSCLNLQEQYLEAHDRLLAETHYQLGLAYGYNSQYDEAVAQFSKSIEVIENRMAVLNEQVKEAEGSSAEYKKEIEELKELLPEIREKIEDAKESQRSGNVAELALKATLVESSTSGFTPGGGGSSVSMIASRKPTDGASSSNCVTDISHLVRKKRKPEEESPRKDDAKKAKQEPEVNGGSGDAVPSGNEVSENMEEEAENQAESRAAVEGTVEAGATVESTAC, from the exons TCTGGATGTGGATAGTGAAGCTAAGAAACTATTGGGTTTAGGACAGAAACATCTGGTGATGGGGGATATTCCAGCAGCTGTCAATGCATTCCAGGAAGCAGCTAGTCTTTT aggTAAGAAGTATGGAGAGACAGCTAATGAGTGTGGAGAAGCCTTCTTTTTCTATGGGAAATCACTTCTGGAGTTGGCAAG AATGGAGAATGGTGTGTTGGGAAACGCCTTGGAAGGTGTGCatgtggaagaggaagaaggagaaaaaacagaAGATGAATCTCTGGTAGAAAATAATGATAACATAGATG AGGAAGCAAGGGAAGAGTTGAGAGAACAGGTTTATGACGCcatgggagaaaaagaagaagccaaaaaaacagaagacaagTCTTTGGCAAAGCCTGAAACTGATAAAGAACAGGACAGTGAAATGGAGAAGGGTGGAAGAGAAGATATGGATATAAGTAAATCTGCAGAGGAGCCACAGGAAAAAGTTGACTTGACTCTAGATTGGTTAACTGAAACCTCTGAAGAGGCAAAAGGAGGAGCAGCACCAGAAGGACCGAATGAAGCTGAGGTCACTTCTGGGAAGCCAGAACAGGAAGTACCAGATGCTGAGGAAGAAAAATCAGTTTCTGGAACTGATGTCCAAGAAGAgtgcagagaaaaaggaggtcAGGAGAAGCAGGGAGAGGTAATTGTGAGCATAGAGGAGAAGCCAAAAGAAGTTTCAGAAGAGCAGCCTGTGGTGACTCTAGAAAAGCAGGGCACTGCAGTGGAGGTAGAAGCAGAGTCTTTAGACCCGACAGTCAAGCCAGTGGATGTGGGTGGGGACGAGCCAGAGGAGAAGGTAGTTACCTCTGAAAACGAGGCAGGAAAGGCGGTTCTTGAACAACTGGTAGGTCAAGAAGTGCCACCTGCTGAAGAGTCACCAGAGGTGACAACAGAGGCTGCAGAGGCCTCAGCTGTAGAGGCTGGATCAGAAGTCTCTGAAAAGCCTGGGCAGGAGGCTCCAGTTCTCCCTAAGGATGGTGCAGTCAATGGACCGTCAGTTGTAGGAGATCAGACTCCTATTGAACCACAGACTTCTATAGAAAGACTGACAGAAACAAAAGATGGCTCAGGACTAGAGGAGAAGGTCAGGGCAAAGCTGGTTCCTAGTCAGGAGGAGACTAAGCTGTCTGTAGAAGAGTCTGAGGCAGCTGGAGATGGGGTTGATACCAAGGTAGCCCAGGGAGCTACTGAGAAATCACCTGAAGACAAAGTTCAGATAGCTGCTAATGAAGAGACACAAGAGAGAGAAGAACAGATGAAAGAGGGTGAAG AAACTGAAGGCTCAGAAGAGgatgataaagaaaatgataagaCCGAAGAAATGCCAAATGATTCAGTCCTTGAAAACAAG TCTCTTCAagaaaatgaggaggaggagaTTGGGAACCTAGAGCTTGCCTGGGATATGCTGGATTTAGCaaagatcatttttaaaag gCAAGAAACAAAAGAAGCACAGCTTTATGCTGCCCAGGCACATCTTAAACTCGGAGAAGTTAGTGTTGAATCTG AAAACTATGTGCAAGCTGTGGAGGAGTTCCAGTCCTGCCTTAACCTGCAGGAACAGTACCTGGAAGCCCACGACCGTCTCCTTGCAGAGACCCACTACCAGCTGGGCTTGGCTTATGGGTACAACTCTCAGTATGATGAGGCAGTGGCACAGTTCAGCAAATCTATTGAAGTCATTGAGAACAGAATGG cTGTACTAAACGAGCAGGTGAAGGAGGCTGAAGGATCGTCTGCTGAATAcaagaaagaaattgaggaacTAAAGGAATTGCTACCCGAAATTAGAGAGAAGATAGAAGATGCAAAGGAGTCTCAGCGTAGTGGGAATGTAGCTGAACTGGCTCTGAAAGCTACTCTG GTGGAGAGTTCTACTTCAGGTTTCACTCCTGGTGGAGGAGGCTCTTCAGTCTCCATG ATTGCCAGTAGAAAGCCAACAGACGGTGCTTCCTCATCAAATTGTGTGACTGATATTTCCCACCTTGTCAGAAAGAAG AGGAAACCAGAGGAAGAGAGTCCCCGGAAAGATGAtgcaaagaaagccaaacaagAGCCGGAGGTGAACGGAGGCAGTGGGGATGCTGTCCCCAGTGGAAATGAAGTTTCGGAAAacatggaggaggag GCTGAGAATCAGGCTGAAAGCCGGGCAGCAGTGGAGGGGACAGTGGAGGCTGGAGCTACAGTTGAAAGCACTGCATGTTAA